Proteins from a single region of Rhinatrema bivittatum chromosome 13, aRhiBiv1.1, whole genome shotgun sequence:
- the NR2F2 gene encoding COUP transcription factor 2 isoform X3 codes for MAMVVGAWRDPQDDVPGTQGTQPSQVPPGPGPPAGAPHAAQTPGAGAPPTTPAQTNPSNPSSQQNQGDKQQQQQHIECVVCGDKSSGKHYGQFTCEGCKSFFKRSVRRNLSYTCRANRNCPIDQHHRNQCQYCRLKKCLKVGMRREVSSLFTAAVQRGRMPPTQPTHGQFALTNGDPLNCHSYLSGYISLLLRAEPYPTSRFGSQCMQPNNIMGIENICELAARMLFSAVEWARNIPFFPDLQITDQVALLRLTWSELFVLNAAQCSMPLHVAPLLAAAGLHASPMSADRVVAFMDHIRIFQEQVEKLKALHVDSAEYSCLKAIVLFTSDACGLSDVAHVESLQEKSQCALEEYVRSQYPNQPTRFGKLLLRLPSLRTVSSSVIEQLFFVRLVGKTPIETLIRDMLLSGSSFNWPYMSIQ; via the exons ATGGCAATGGTAGTTGGCGCGTGGCGAGACCCCCAGGACGATGTTCCCGGAACTCAGGGAACCCAGCCGTCTCAAGTCCCTCCAGGGCCAGGACCTCCAGCTGGGGCCCCTCACGCAGCACAGACCCCAGGGGCAGGGGCCCCCCCTACCACTCCAGCTCAAACCAACCCGTCCAACCCGTCCAGCCAGCAGAACCAAGGGGAcaagcagcaacagcaacagcacATTGAGTGTGTGGTTTGCGGGGACAAGTCTAGTGGTAAACATTATGGCCAGTTCACCTGCGAGGGTTGCAAGAGCTTTTTCAAGAGAAGTGTAAGGAGGAACCTGAGTTACACTTGTCGTGCCAACAGGAACTGTCCTATAGACCAGCACCACCGCAATCAGTGTCAGTACTGCCGCCTCAAAAAATGCCTCAAAGTTGGCATGAGACGGGAAG TTTCTTCCTTATTTACTGCAGCCGTCCAGCGGGGCAGAATGCCACCCACACAGCCCACTCACGGTCAGTTCGCCTTGACAAACGGGGACCCTCTCAACTGCCATTCCTACCTATCCGGATATATCTCGCTTCTCCTCCGCGCAGAGCCCTACCCGACCTCCCGGTTCGGCAGCCAGTGCATGCAACCCAACAACATCATGGGCATCGAGAACATTTGTGAACTGGCGGCCCGCATGCTCTTCAGTGCCGTGGAGTGGGCCCGGAATATCCCCTTCTTCCCCGACCTCCAGATCACAGACCAGGTGGCGCTCCTCAGGCTGACCTGGAGTGAGTTGTTTGTGCTCAACGCCGCCCAGTGTTCAATGCCCCTCCACGTCGCCCCTCTCCTGGCAGCCGCCGGCCTCCACGCCTCGCCCATGTCCGCGGACCGAGTGGTCGCTTTTATGGACCACATACGAATCTTTCAAGAGCAAGTAGAAAAACTGAAAGCATTGCACGTCGACTCGGCAGAATATAGCTGCTTGAAGGCTATAGTGCTCTTCACTTCAG ATGCCTGTGGTCTTTCCGATGTAGCCCATGTGGAAAGTTTGCAGGAAAAGTCTCAGTGTGCTTTGGAAGAATATGTTAGGAGCCAGTACCCCAATCAACCAACACGATTTGGAAAGCTATTACTTCGCCTTCCCTCCCTCCGTACTGTCTCCTCTTCGGTCATAGAGCAATTGTTTTTCGTGCGCTTGGTAGGTAAAACCCCCATAGAAACCCTAATTAGGGATATGTTACTATCTGGCAGCAGTTTTAACTGGCCTTATATGTCGATTCAATAA
- the NR2F2 gene encoding COUP transcription factor 2 isoform X6 encodes MQAIWDAEQGKYVFAVQRGRMPPTQPTHGQFALTNGDPLNCHSYLSGYISLLLRAEPYPTSRFGSQCMQPNNIMGIENICELAARMLFSAVEWARNIPFFPDLQITDQVALLRLTWSELFVLNAAQCSMPLHVAPLLAAAGLHASPMSADRVVAFMDHIRIFQEQVEKLKALHVDSAEYSCLKAIVLFTSDACGLSDVAHVESLQEKSQCALEEYVRSQYPNQPTRFGKLLLRLPSLRTVSSSVIEQLFFVRLVGKTPIETLIRDMLLSGSSFNWPYMSIQ; translated from the exons CCGTCCAGCGGGGCAGAATGCCACCCACACAGCCCACTCACGGTCAGTTCGCCTTGACAAACGGGGACCCTCTCAACTGCCATTCCTACCTATCCGGATATATCTCGCTTCTCCTCCGCGCAGAGCCCTACCCGACCTCCCGGTTCGGCAGCCAGTGCATGCAACCCAACAACATCATGGGCATCGAGAACATTTGTGAACTGGCGGCCCGCATGCTCTTCAGTGCCGTGGAGTGGGCCCGGAATATCCCCTTCTTCCCCGACCTCCAGATCACAGACCAGGTGGCGCTCCTCAGGCTGACCTGGAGTGAGTTGTTTGTGCTCAACGCCGCCCAGTGTTCAATGCCCCTCCACGTCGCCCCTCTCCTGGCAGCCGCCGGCCTCCACGCCTCGCCCATGTCCGCGGACCGAGTGGTCGCTTTTATGGACCACATACGAATCTTTCAAGAGCAAGTAGAAAAACTGAAAGCATTGCACGTCGACTCGGCAGAATATAGCTGCTTGAAGGCTATAGTGCTCTTCACTTCAG ATGCCTGTGGTCTTTCCGATGTAGCCCATGTGGAAAGTTTGCAGGAAAAGTCTCAGTGTGCTTTGGAAGAATATGTTAGGAGCCAGTACCCCAATCAACCAACACGATTTGGAAAGCTATTACTTCGCCTTCCCTCCCTCCGTACTGTCTCCTCTTCGGTCATAGAGCAATTGTTTTTCGTGCGCTTGGTAGGTAAAACCCCCATAGAAACCCTAATTAGGGATATGTTACTATCTGGCAGCAGTTTTAACTGGCCTTATATGTCGATTCAATAA
- the NR2F2 gene encoding COUP transcription factor 2 isoform X5: protein MAMVVGAWRDPQDDVPGTQGTQPSQVPPGPGPPAGAPHAAQTPGAGAPPTTPAQTNPSNPSSQQNQGDKQQQQQHIECVVCGDKSSGKHYGQFTCEGCKSFFKRSVRRNLSYTCRANRNCPIDQHHRNQCQYCRLKKCLKVGMRREVSSLFTAAVQRGRMPPTQPTHGQFALTNGDPLNCHSYLSGYISLLLRAEPYPTSRFGSQCMQPNNIMGIENICELAARMLFSAVEWARNIPFFPDLQITDQVALLRLTWSELFVLNAAQCSMPLHVAPLLAAAGLHASPMSADRVVAFMDHIRIFQEQVEKLKALHVDSAEYSCLKAIVLFTSDACGLSDVAHVESLQEKSQCALEEYVRSQYPNQPTRFGKLLLRLPSLRTVSSSVIEQLFFVRLSFLTQAVPNI, encoded by the exons ATGGCAATGGTAGTTGGCGCGTGGCGAGACCCCCAGGACGATGTTCCCGGAACTCAGGGAACCCAGCCGTCTCAAGTCCCTCCAGGGCCAGGACCTCCAGCTGGGGCCCCTCACGCAGCACAGACCCCAGGGGCAGGGGCCCCCCCTACCACTCCAGCTCAAACCAACCCGTCCAACCCGTCCAGCCAGCAGAACCAAGGGGAcaagcagcaacagcaacagcacATTGAGTGTGTGGTTTGCGGGGACAAGTCTAGTGGTAAACATTATGGCCAGTTCACCTGCGAGGGTTGCAAGAGCTTTTTCAAGAGAAGTGTAAGGAGGAACCTGAGTTACACTTGTCGTGCCAACAGGAACTGTCCTATAGACCAGCACCACCGCAATCAGTGTCAGTACTGCCGCCTCAAAAAATGCCTCAAAGTTGGCATGAGACGGGAAG TTTCTTCCTTATTTACTGCAGCCGTCCAGCGGGGCAGAATGCCACCCACACAGCCCACTCACGGTCAGTTCGCCTTGACAAACGGGGACCCTCTCAACTGCCATTCCTACCTATCCGGATATATCTCGCTTCTCCTCCGCGCAGAGCCCTACCCGACCTCCCGGTTCGGCAGCCAGTGCATGCAACCCAACAACATCATGGGCATCGAGAACATTTGTGAACTGGCGGCCCGCATGCTCTTCAGTGCCGTGGAGTGGGCCCGGAATATCCCCTTCTTCCCCGACCTCCAGATCACAGACCAGGTGGCGCTCCTCAGGCTGACCTGGAGTGAGTTGTTTGTGCTCAACGCCGCCCAGTGTTCAATGCCCCTCCACGTCGCCCCTCTCCTGGCAGCCGCCGGCCTCCACGCCTCGCCCATGTCCGCGGACCGAGTGGTCGCTTTTATGGACCACATACGAATCTTTCAAGAGCAAGTAGAAAAACTGAAAGCATTGCACGTCGACTCGGCAGAATATAGCTGCTTGAAGGCTATAGTGCTCTTCACTTCAG ATGCCTGTGGTCTTTCCGATGTAGCCCATGTGGAAAGTTTGCAGGAAAAGTCTCAGTGTGCTTTGGAAGAATATGTTAGGAGCCAGTACCCCAATCAACCAACACGATTTGGAAAGCTATTACTTCGCCTTCCCTCCCTCCGTACTGTCTCCTCTTCGGTCATAGAGCAATTGTTTTTCGTGCGCTTG
- the NR2F2 gene encoding COUP transcription factor 2 isoform X4, which produces MAMVVGAWRDPQDDVPGTQGTQPSQVPPGPGPPAGAPHAAQTPGAGAPPTTPAQTNPSNPSSQQNQGDKQQQQQHIECVVCGDKSSGKHYGQFTCEGCKSFFKRSVRRNLSYTCRANRNCPIDQHHRNQCQYCRLKKCLKVGMRREAVQRGRMPPTQPTHGQFALTNGDPLNCHSYLSGYISLLLRAEPYPTSRFGSQCMQPNNIMGIENICELAARMLFSAVEWARNIPFFPDLQITDQVALLRLTWSELFVLNAAQCSMPLHVAPLLAAAGLHASPMSADRVVAFMDHIRIFQEQVEKLKALHVDSAEYSCLKAIVLFTSDACGLSDVAHVESLQEKSQCALEEYVRSQYPNQPTRFGKLLLRLPSLRTVSSSVIEQLFFVRLVGKTPIETLIRDMLLSGSSFNWPYMSIQ; this is translated from the exons ATGGCAATGGTAGTTGGCGCGTGGCGAGACCCCCAGGACGATGTTCCCGGAACTCAGGGAACCCAGCCGTCTCAAGTCCCTCCAGGGCCAGGACCTCCAGCTGGGGCCCCTCACGCAGCACAGACCCCAGGGGCAGGGGCCCCCCCTACCACTCCAGCTCAAACCAACCCGTCCAACCCGTCCAGCCAGCAGAACCAAGGGGAcaagcagcaacagcaacagcacATTGAGTGTGTGGTTTGCGGGGACAAGTCTAGTGGTAAACATTATGGCCAGTTCACCTGCGAGGGTTGCAAGAGCTTTTTCAAGAGAAGTGTAAGGAGGAACCTGAGTTACACTTGTCGTGCCAACAGGAACTGTCCTATAGACCAGCACCACCGCAATCAGTGTCAGTACTGCCGCCTCAAAAAATGCCTCAAAGTTGGCATGAGACGGGAAG CCGTCCAGCGGGGCAGAATGCCACCCACACAGCCCACTCACGGTCAGTTCGCCTTGACAAACGGGGACCCTCTCAACTGCCATTCCTACCTATCCGGATATATCTCGCTTCTCCTCCGCGCAGAGCCCTACCCGACCTCCCGGTTCGGCAGCCAGTGCATGCAACCCAACAACATCATGGGCATCGAGAACATTTGTGAACTGGCGGCCCGCATGCTCTTCAGTGCCGTGGAGTGGGCCCGGAATATCCCCTTCTTCCCCGACCTCCAGATCACAGACCAGGTGGCGCTCCTCAGGCTGACCTGGAGTGAGTTGTTTGTGCTCAACGCCGCCCAGTGTTCAATGCCCCTCCACGTCGCCCCTCTCCTGGCAGCCGCCGGCCTCCACGCCTCGCCCATGTCCGCGGACCGAGTGGTCGCTTTTATGGACCACATACGAATCTTTCAAGAGCAAGTAGAAAAACTGAAAGCATTGCACGTCGACTCGGCAGAATATAGCTGCTTGAAGGCTATAGTGCTCTTCACTTCAG ATGCCTGTGGTCTTTCCGATGTAGCCCATGTGGAAAGTTTGCAGGAAAAGTCTCAGTGTGCTTTGGAAGAATATGTTAGGAGCCAGTACCCCAATCAACCAACACGATTTGGAAAGCTATTACTTCGCCTTCCCTCCCTCCGTACTGTCTCCTCTTCGGTCATAGAGCAATTGTTTTTCGTGCGCTTGGTAGGTAAAACCCCCATAGAAACCCTAATTAGGGATATGTTACTATCTGGCAGCAGTTTTAACTGGCCTTATATGTCGATTCAATAA